From the Juglans microcarpa x Juglans regia isolate MS1-56 chromosome 7D, Jm3101_v1.0, whole genome shotgun sequence genome, the window ATTGGATGTCAAAGATAATGTCATTGAGGACAGTGGGGCCAACTATTCCATCAATGTTCTTAGACAAGCGGCTTGAAGGTAACGAAGACTATGGTTTCAGaattttcaaaccaaacacCGATTCTTGCCTGAAATGGCTAAATGATCGTCCCAAAGGGTCTGTTGTTTATGTTTCTTTCGGGAGTTTGATCGTTCTAGAAGCTGAGCAATTGCACGAACTAGCTTGTGGTTTGAGGATGAGCAACAACTATTTCTTGTGGGTGGTCAAGGCCTCAGAAGAGGTAAAGCTCCCCAAAAACTTTGTGGAGGAGACGTCGGAGAAGGCATTAGTGGTTGAATGGTGTCCTCAGTTGGAGGTCTTAGCACACGAGGCAGTGGGTTGCTTTGTGACACACTGTGGGTGGAACTCAACGTTGGAGGCCCTGAGCTTGGGTGTTCCCATGGTGGCAATACCACAACGGACAGACCAAAGCACGAATGCAAAGTATATTTCggatttttggaagatgggacTTAAAGCGCCAGTTGATGAGAAAGGGATAGTTAGGCGAGAAGCAGCAGAGCATTGCATAAGGGAAATAATGGAGGGGCGGAGAGGAAAAGAGATAAAGGAAAATGCCTTAAAATGGAGGAAATTAGCAAAAGAGGCAGTTGACAAAGGTGGAAGTTCTGACAAAAACATTGAAGAATTTGTATCTAAATTGGTTTGCTCCTAAGTTGTTGTCAGTTCGGACCTGTCGAAACAAAAATGTAATGATTTCTCTTGTTGACAATTAAATGGCTCAAAACCTGTCTTTAGCTTTCGTGTTCAAGTTATAACATTCCACTTTTCCACGGCTGACATTTGGAGAAGCGAAGAAAAATGCATCAAAACtgtaaagcttttgatgattacGATGAATGTAAATGTAATGACGTGTGGACCCTAAAATGCTTTCACAATATGCCTGTAACGTTAAATTCTGAAGAATTCAATCCTTTTCCAAATGAAATAATTACTTATGGTCCggacataaaattaattaatgaaagcCGAATCAACCCAATTCATGT encodes:
- the LOC121239216 gene encoding UDP-glycosyltransferase 74F2-like; the encoded protein is METSACRAHCLVLAYPAQGHINPLLEFSKRLEHKGSVKVTLVTTHFISKNMHKEASPIALETISDGYDEGGIAQAENIQSYFERFRRVGSQTLTQLLEKLSSSGCPVNCIVYDAFLSWALDIAKKYGLFGAAFFTQSCAVDIIYHHVHKGVLKLPLSEPEVLLPGLPPLEPQDMPSFIYNLGSYPAFFDMVLEQFSSVHKADWVLCNTFYELEEEAVDYWMSKIMSLRTVGPTIPSMFLDKRLEGNEDYGFRIFKPNTDSCLKWLNDRPKGSVVYVSFGSLIVLEAEQLHELACGLRMSNNYFLWVVKASEEVKLPKNFVEETSEKALVVEWCPQLEVLAHEAVGCFVTHCGWNSTLEALSLGVPMVAIPQRTDQSTNAKYISDFWKMGLKAPVDEKGIVRREAAEHCIREIMEGRRGKEIKENALKWRKLAKEAVDKGGSSDKNIEEFVSKLVCS